The Amycolatopsis umgeniensis DNA segment CGCAGCGGGTACGCGGAGACCAAAGCGCATGCCGAGCAGCTGATCACCGCCGCGTACGAACGCGGAATACCGGCGGCGACCTACCGGCTGCCCCGGATCGTCGGGGATTCGCGCACGGGACAAGGGAACTCGCGGGACATCATGCTGCGGGTGCTGCGGGTGATCCTCGAACTCGGTGCCGCGCCGGAAACCGAGCTGGAGGAACCCTGGATCGCGGTGGACGAGACGGCCGGGCAGCTCGCCCGGCTCGGCGCGGAGCAGCCGCGGGACGGCAGCCGGTTCGTACTCGCGAGCCGGCGGCCGATGCGTCTCGCGCATCTGCTGGATCTCTTGCGCGGCGACGGAACGGCGATCGCCACACTGCCGTTGGCCGACTGGCTCTCCGAGCTCGAAGCGCATTCCTCCGAGGAACACGCCATCCTGAGGCTGATCTTCGAGTCCTCTTTCGACTCCGGCGGCGACGAGCGGCCGAGTGAGGAATTCGCCCCGATCGTCGTGCCGAATCCCGACGACGGCGCCTTGCTCCGTTACGTCGACAGGATGCTCGTCCGGCCCCGTATGACCGTCGACCACGAAGGGCTGTTGCGAAAATGACCCGTGAACACCGAAGGGCCCTTTACCGGTCCATGAAACTGATCCGCGAGTTCGAAGAGCGCTGCCTGGCGATGGCGATCGACGGCGAGATCGACGGGGGAATCCACCCGTACATCGGACAGGAAGCCGTCGCCGCCGGCGTCTGTTCGAATCTGACGGACCAGGATTTCCTCACCAGTACCCACCGGGGACACGGGCACGTGCTGGCGAAGGGCGCGGATCCCCGGCGTCTGCTCGCCGAACTCCTCGGCACCCTTGAAGGCTTCAACAAGGGCCGCGGCGGGTCGATGCACGCCGCGGACATGAAGCTGGGCATTCTGGGCGCCAACGGAATCGTGGGCGCCGGAGGAGCGATCGCCTCCGGCGCCGCATGGGCGGCCAAGGCACGCGGGAACTCCCAGGTCGTCGTCAGCTTCTTCGGCGACGGAGCGATGAGTCAGGGTGTCCTGCTGGAAGCGTTCAACCTGGCCGCGATCTGGTCGCTGCCGGTGCTCTTCGTCTGCGAGAACAACATGTACGCGACGAGCCTCAAACTCGAATCAGGGCTCGCGGGCAACGCGGCACGGCGCGCCGAAGGCTTCGGGATGGTCGCGCGCACGGTCGACGGTATGGACGTCGAGGCCGTGGCCTCCGCGACGAAGGACCTGATCGAACACTGCCGGGCCGGCCGAGGGCCCGCGTTCCTGGAGTGTTCGACCTACCGGTTCTTCGGCCATCATTCCGTACTCGAACTGCTGGGTGTCGAGTTCCGCGATCGCGACGAAGTGGCCGAATGGCGCGAGCGGGATCCGATTCCCTTGCTGGGCGCGAAATTGGGCGACGACGTCGTCGCCTCGATCGAGGAAGCCATCAAGAAGGAAATCGACGACGCGGTCGAGTTCGCGAAGAACGCCGCGACGCCCGAGCCGAAGGACGCGCTGATGTATCTGTACGCGGGAGCCACCGCTGTCCGGCCGGGGGTGATCCTGTGAGCGAGCTGCCCTCTCCGGAGAACTTCGGTTACATGCACGCGATGAATCGCGCCCTGCACGCCGAAATGGCGGCGGACGAGGACGTCTTCCTGCTCGGTGAAGACGTGGGCGTCGGCGCGAGCGGGGTCACTTCGGGGCTGCTGCCCCGGTTCGGCGCGGAGCGGGTGCTGGACACCCCGTTGTCCGAACAGGCTTTCACCAGTTTCGGGACCGGCGCGGCGATGCTCGGGAAGAAGCCGGTGATCGAGTTCCAGATCTCCTCGCTGATCTACCTGGTCTTCGAGCAGATCGTGAACCAGGCGCACAAGTTCTCGCTGATGACCGGCGGGCAGGTGCGGATCCCGGTCACGTATCTCGTGTCGGGTTCGGGTTCGAGGTTCGGCTGGGCGGGCCAGCATTCGGACAACCCGTACAGCCTGCTGGCCCACGCGGGGATCAAGACCGTGGTCCCCGGGCTGCCGTCGGACGCGTACGGGTTGCTGCGGTCGGCGATCCAGGATCCTGACCCGGTGGCGGTTTTCGCTCCTTCCTCGCTGCTGGGGGCGACGGATCCGGCCTACGGCGGCGAAGAGGAGATCGTGCCGCTGGGCGAAGCGAATGTCGTCCGCGAGGGCGCCGACCTGACGATCGTGGCGGTGGGACAGCACGTCGGCACGGCGATCGAGGTCGCCGAGAGCCTCGGTGACCGGGTGGACATCGAGATCGTCGATCCGCGGACGGTCTACCCCTTCGACTGGGACTGCCTGCGCAAATCGGTCAACAAGACCGGTCGCCTCGTCGTGATCGACGACTCGAACCGGATGTGCGGGCTGGGCGCGGAGATCGTCGCGACGGCGGCCGAGGAGTTCGATCTGGTGGCGCCGCCGAGGCGGGTCTGCCGTCCGGACGGCACGGTCATCCCGTACGCGCTCGCGCTCGACAAGGCCTTGGTGCCGGGTGCCGAGCAGCTGACCGACGCCGTCGAAGCGACCTTGAAGTCGGTGTCGAAATGACGGAAACCAAAGAGATCGTGGACCGCTACCAGCGGACACAAGACGGCTTCGACGCCGTTCTCGCCGCTGTCCCGGCGGGGCGGTGGGACGCGGCTTCGGCGTGCGACCACTGGACCGTGCGCGACGTGACGGGTCACGTCATCTGGGGCGTGGAGGTGCTGCGCCGTCACGCGGCGGGCGAGGAGTACACGGTCCGGAACGGGCCGGCGGGCTCCGAAACTCCCGGCGAGCTGGCGGGCGAAGACCCGCTGGCCGAATGGCGCGCGACCCGCGAAGCGACGGACGCCGTCGTCACCGACGAGTTCCTCGACCGGCCCGCTCCGGCGTGGTACTTGGCCAACCGTCCTGATGTGACTGTCACGGATTACCTGGCGTTGCTGACTTTCGACACCCTCGTCCACACCTGGGACGTCGGCTCGGCGCTCGGGGTGGACGTGACCATGGAGGCCGACATCGTCGCGCCGTCGTTCTCCCTCGCGCGGCTGATCATCTCCCGTACGCCGGGCACCTTCGGGCCCAAGGTGAAACCCGCGCCAGGTGCCGATCAGCAGACCCGGTTCCTGGCCTTCCTCGGCCGATCCGCCTGAGGCGGGCACCTTTCCCAGTCCGTGAAGGCCTCCTTCCCTACTCTCAAGGTAGGGAAGGAGGCCTTCACGGACTTCCGGCAGGCGTGTCGGGTCGGGTCGGGTCTCCCAGCGCGTCGCCACGGACAGGCGTTGCGAAAGCCACTTTCGCAACCTTCACCGTTGCGAACGCGACTTTCACAACGCACCCCCAGCCCACCCATGACACCCCTTAAACCGCCTTAGCTGCTCAGGCCTCCTCTCCTTCCCCTTGACGCCCATCAGGTACCGCTATAGCTTCTAACTGTAGCGATAAGTACTAACAAGCCGGTCAAGCAAGGAGAAGGATCATGTTCGGTACTCGCTCCACGACCTCACTCACCTCACGTCGCCGGATCGGCGCGCGAGCCGCCCTCCTCGCGGTCCCGCTGGCCATCGCGGGCGTCCTCGGCGCCACGGCGCCCGCCCAGGCCACCACTCCCGCACACGGCAAACCGACTTCGCTCACCTGCCAAGGAAAAGGCATCGACCGGGCCGCCAAGGTGCACTACCGGACCGAGACCTTCATCAAGGCGCCCCTGCGCAAGATCTGGAACCTGCAGACCGACGTCGAGGCCTGGCCGTCCTGGCAGAACCCCGTCATCCCCGTCACCATGAGGCGCCTGGACCCCGGCCCGCTCCGCGAGCATTCCCGGTTCCAGTGGACGATTCCCGTCCCGCCCGGCATGCCTTACCCGCCTGGCGACGTGACCATCGTTTCCACCGTCCGGCAACTCCAGCCCGGCAAGTGCCTCCGCTGGACCGGCCCCCTGGACGGCCCTGGTGGCATGCACATCGACGGCGTCCACGTCTGGAACTTCGTCAAGGTCCCGGGCGGCGTCATTGTCCGCACCGAAGAGAGCCACACCGGCCCGCAGGTCGACAAAGACGTGCCCGGCTCCACCGAAATGCTGGGGCAGGGTCTCGAAATCTGGCTGAAAGACCTCAAGAAGGCCGCTGAAAACCGGTAGGAGCCGCTCCGGCCGCTCCCTATGCTCCCGGCATGGAGATCATCGGGCCGGATGACGCCCTGCCCGGGCGGCGGGTCCGGCGGGCCGCGGTGGCGGGCCCCGCCGGATCCGGGAAGTCGACGCTGGCTCGAACTTTGAGTGAACGCATGGGATTGCCGTTCGTCGAGTTCGAGTCCTTCTTCCACGGTCCGAACTGGACGGTGCGGGAGACTTGGCAGACCGACGTCCTGAAGTTCCTCGAAGGCGACCAGTGGGCCATCGAGTGGCAGGGCGAAGAAGTCCGGGAGCGGATGACCGAACGGCTGGACATCCTGGTCTGGCTCGATCATCCGCGGGCCATGACCGTGACCCGCGCGATCGTCCGCACGCTGAAACGACGGGCCGGACGCGGCTCGAAGATCGCCGGTGGCAACGTCGAAGGCCCGTTGCGCACGTTCTTCACCGACCCGGACCACATCGTCAAGCTCGCCTGGCGTTACCACCCGCTCATCCGGGCTCGCGTGCACAAGGTCATCGAGGAGAACCGGTATCCGGACCTCGTCATCGTCCGCCTGCGCGGCCAGCGCCAGGTCGACCGCTGGCTCGACGGGGCCTTCGCCCGGAACCTCCGCTAGCGAAGATTCCGGACGCGCCACACCACGCCGAGCCGAGGGTCGCCCGTGGAACTCGGTTCGATCCGATCCACGGTGAAGCCCTCGCGCTCGTAGAAGGCGCCCGCGCGCTCATTGGCCACGAAATGCTCGATGTACAACCGTTCGGCGTCCGAGGGCAACTGTCCGATGAGGGCATCGAGCAGCCGGACACCCAGCCCGCCGCCGCGATGACCTGGATGCACGTAGAGCTTGTAGATCACGTGGTCTTCGCCGTCGAGACCGCGCTGCCCGACACCGGCGAGGTTCTCGCCGGAGTCCGCGACCACCACCGAACCGCGGGCGACGGCTCCGGCGACATTCGTCTCGTGCCACCACATCCGGACCTGTTTGACTGCGGCTTCCTCGCCGATCAACGGCGCGTAGTGGGCTCGGACGTGCTCCTCGCCGAAGCGGCAGATGGCCATCACGTCGTCCCGGCGGGCTGGCCGCACGACCGGTCCGCTTCCCATCAGGTTCCCCCTTCGTGACCGGAGCCCCGCACCTCGATCGGTGCGGGGCTCCGGTGGCCGTCATTCCTTCGGTTCGTCCTTCGGCGGTTTTTCGTTCGCCGCGGGCGGGATGCCCTTCGTCAACTCGACGATGGTCTTCCCCGCCATGCCCGAGGCACCGTAGGTCGGGTCGCTCAGGATCTTGGTGACCTTTTCGATGTTTTCCGCCGCGGTCTTGCCGATCCTCTTGGTCAACTCGGGCATCGGCCAGCTGGTCCAGTAGTCGAACCGCTTCATCAGGGCCTCCATCTGAGGCTCTTTCAGCTCGCCCTTGGCCCGCAGTTCCTTCAACAGCTTTTCCCGCACGATCCAGCCGGCCTGGTCGCCGAGCTTGTCCGGTTTGGGTTTGGCCAGCGGGTCGGGTTTCACGTCCTCGATCCGCGGCGCCCCGGGCGGGGCGGCTTCCGCCGGCGGCTTCTTGCCGCCGCCCACCGGGACCTTGATCTTGTCGATGTTGCCGCTGAGCTTCATCTTGACGACGTCGTCGGCCGCCCCGCGCGTCTTGGCCAGGATCTTGAGCATCTCGGCGAGCCGCTTGGCTATGTCGGCGATCTGCTTGGCGATCTTCGCGATCGCCACGCCGACCGTGGCCATGATGGAGGTGATCGCCGCGATGATCGAGGCACCGAAGGTGACGGGCGCCAGCGCGACCGCGACGATCGCGGCCTTGAGGATCCCGGCAAGGGTCATGGCGATGATGTCGCGGACGATGCCGCGGACGGCGCCGATGATCGCGCCCGCGATGCCCATCTGCTTGCCGGCGAGATTGATATAGCCGGCGAGCGCGTCGAGCTGCTCGGCGACACCCTCCATGTCGGACCGGAACGCTTCGGCGGCGTCGCCTTGCCAAGTCTCCAAGAGGGTTTTGGTGGACATCTTGTGGTCTTCCGACCACTGCTTGACCGTCTTGCCCTCTTCGTAGATCGCCTCTTTGGCCGCCTCGATGCCCTTCGGGTCCCCCAGCAGGAAGTCCAGCGGCCAGCGGAAGATGACGACGTGCTCCATCAGCCAGCCGATCCCGGCGGTGAGCAACGACCCGATCGGGTCGAGGACCATGCCGAGGATCTCGATCCCCATCCCGATCGAGGCCATCGTGATGGAGAGGGCGTCACCTTCGTTGGTCGCCCGTTTGAGCGCGAACGCCGAATCGAAGAAGCCCGCGCCCGCGGTATCACCACTGCCCGCGAGGAAGTTGTTCTTCTCGTCTTTGAAGTCTTCGGCGCTGACGCCGCTATTACTCCCGAAATCGTTCCGGTGGTACTCGCTCACTTGACCTTCACCTCCTCGATCCCGTCGCCGGCGGCGGTGATCAGCTTCTCCGAGTCCTGTTCGTTGGACTCGTAGAGCTTCGCGGCCTCGTGCATCTTGTCGGAGAACTTCTGCATGTTCTCCGCGTACTTGTTCAGCTGGTCCCGTGCCTTGCCACAGTGCATGCTCGCGCCCGCGCCGTAGGCCTGGCCGCCGAAGATGCCGAAGAGGCCGGGGTCGGCCACGCAGCTGCCCACCATGTCGGCGCTCTTCTGCAGCGATTCCTCGAGCCGGTCGAGGTGTTTGGCGAATTCCCTCAGCGCCTCTGTCGTTACCGCGCGTCCACCACTCACCATGGGCTCATTTCGTCGTCGTCGGGCGTGGACGGCCGCCGGGTGCGCGGCGGCGGCGCCGGCGGGTTCGGGGGCCGCACGGGACGGCCCGGCTGCGGCGGCATCGGGGGGCCGGCCTGCGGCCTGGCGCCACCCGGCGGCGGCGGTGGCGGTGGTGCCCACCGGCCCGGCGGCGGCGGCCGGTCCTCGTTGTGCGCCTCCGGCGCCCACTTGTCCTGTTCGGGGCTGTCCTGCGCGCCGCCCTCTTCGTCCTCGACCTTCGGCATGAAGGTGCGGACCAGCTCCGCGGCTTCGTCGTTGCCGTTGATTTCGGTGTAGGACTCCGTGACCTTCTCGACGGTCCTGCGCTGGGCCTCGCGCACGGTCTGCATGACGAGTGAAGAGAGCCTGGCCGGTCCCAGCGTGAGCGCCCGGTTGCTGAACTCGATGGAACTCAGCGAGCCGTTGGCCTCGACCTTCACCGTCACCGAGCCGTCCGCAGACTGGGCGGTGGAGGCGGACGCGGCGAACGCGGCGGTCAGCGCGCTGGCTTTTTCCTCGAGTTTCTTGGCTTCCCGCTCCAGGAGGAGGGCGAAATCCTCACCGGCGTCGAAGTTGGGTTGCATGGGCCGCCTTGCTCTATCTGGACAGGGGCACGACTCGGCGACGCGGACAGCCGCAGGCCGTTCACCACGCCTCAAAGCCGGAAAAGAGCATAAAACACTGTTTCTGCAAAGGCATCCTAGGCAGCACCGCGGATCCCCCGGAGCACCGGGCCGCAAGGCTTGCCCGTACGAACAAGCCTCACTGCCCGAGAACGCAATCCGGCCGCTCAGCGGCGGACCCGGCGGCGCGTGTACCGCAGCATCCAGGCGCCTGCCAGCAGCGCGGCGAAGGCCAGCGCCAGCAGGTCGGCGGTAGGCGATCCGGTGGAGGCCAGCGGCCCCGTACCGGGTGGCCGGACCGGCGCCGTCGGATCGGGCTCGACCGGGTCGGGCGGTGTCGGTGGCTCGCCAGGAGTGACCGGTGTTTCGGTCGAGCAGCCGGGTTCGTCCGGGGTGAGACAGTTGGCGCCGGGAGTGGTGGAGGTGACCGCGTTGCGCAGCTTCCCCGAACCGGCCGTGACCGAATACGTCACGACGACCTTCTGTCCGACGGCGAGTTTGCCGTGCCAGCGGAGCAGTTTTCCGCTCAGCGCGACCGATCCGCTCGTCGCCTTCGCGTCACCGTTGTACGTCGCTCCACTGAGGACTCCGGCCAGGTCGTCGGTCACGGCGGCGTCGTCATAGATGCCGGTGCCGGTGTTGGTGATCGAGAGCGTGTAGGTGACCTTGCCGCCGGGTGCGACACCGGAAACCGGCGACGCGGTCTTCGCGATGCTCATCGAGAGCACCGGGGTGCGCGTCGAGCAGGCCGGATCGGCTTGTGACGGTGGGCAGTTGGACCCCTCGTCACCCGTGACGGCGTTGTCCAGGAAATGGTCCCCGCGCACGGGTTTCGCCACGGTGACCGAGTACGTGATGGTCGCCGACGCACCGGGTGCGACTGTGCCCGTCCAGGTCAGCTTCGGCGCCTTGTACGCCACGGTGCCCGCGGTGGCCCGGGCGTCGTCGTTGTAGGTCGCGTCGTCGAGGACCTTGGTCAGATCGTCGGCGATCGAAGCACCGGGATACGGCGCTTGACCGGTGTTGCGCACGACCACGGTGTATGTGACCTTGCCGCCGGGCGCGGCCACCGCCGGGGCGGCCGACTTCGTGACGCGCAACGCGGGTGTGGGCAGTTCGTTGCGGCAGTCGGGGTCCTCGGAGCCCTCGTCGCAATTGGACCCCGCGCCGGTGACCACGTTGACCAGCCGTTTGTCGCCCTTGTTGGTCACGACGACGGAATAGGTGATCGTGGCCTTGTCACCGGCCGCGAGGGAGCCGGTCCAGGTCAAGGCCGGCGGGGCGACGGCGACCGTCACCGTGCCGGTGTCCGCCTTCGCGTCGCCGTTGTAGGTGGCGTCGTCCAGCACACCGGAGAGGTCATCGGTGAACGACGCGGCGGGATCCGTTGCCGCACCGACGTTTTCGACGGTGACGGTGTAGGTGACCGTGTCGCCGGTCTTGACCTCTTCCGGGGTGGCCGACTTGCGGATCTTCAGCGACGGCACCGGCGTGACCGTCCCGCAGTCCGGGTCCGCCGAATCCGGCGGGCAGTTGCCGTCCGCGGTTCCGGTGACGGCGTTGGAGAGCTTCTTGTCCCCGCCGGGCGGGCGGTTCACGGTGACGGAATAGGTGATGGTCACGGTGGCACCGGCCGCGACGTCACCGGTCCAGGTCATCACCGGGGCCTCGTAGCCGGTGGTGCCGCCGGTCGCCTCGGCGTCGTCGTTGTAGGTCGCGTCGTCGAGGACCCCGGTCAGATCGTCGGCGATCCGGGCCCCCGGATACGCCGCGGTCCCGGTGTTCTCGACGCGCACCGTGTAGGTGAGCCGCTCGCCCGGCCGGGGAGCGGACGGCGCGGCGGTCTTGACGATCCGCAAGGCGGCGACCGGCGTGACGGCGGAGCAGTCCGGGTCCGTCGAGCCGGGCGGGCAGGTCGAGTCTTCGGTGCCGGTCACGGAGTTGCGCAACGTCCGATCACCGGCGGGCGGCTTGTTCACGGTCACCGAGTAGGTGATGGTGACGGTGGTGCCCGCCGGAAGGTCCGCCGTCCACGTCAGCTTCGGCTCCGCGTACGCGACGGTGCCCGCGGTGGCCCGCGCGTCCCGGTTGTAGGTCGCGTCGTCCAGGGCTCCGCTCAGATCGTCGGTGAACCGGGCGCCGCGATAGACGCCGGTTCCGGGGTTGCTCGCTGTCACGGTGTAGGTGACGACCTCGCCCGGCTTCGCGCTCGCCGGTGCCGCGGTCTTGGCCAGGACGAGGACACCGATCGGGGTTTCGGTCGCGCAGTCGGGGTCACCACCACCGGGCGGACAGGTGGAGCCGTCCGGGCCGACGACGACGTTGGTCAGCCGGCGGTCCCCGGCCGGCGGTTTGCCGACGGTGACCGAGTAGGTGACGGTCACCGTGCTTCCCGCGGCGACGTCACCGGTCCAGGTGAGTTTCCGGCCCGGCTCGTCGAAGGTGGCCGCGCCCGAGGTGGCGGAAGCGTCGCCATCCCACGAGGCGTCGTCGAGGACGCCGGTCAGGTCGTCCGTGAACGAGGCTTCGAGGTACGCGGCCTGGCCGACGTTGGTGACCTTCACGGTGAAAGTGACTTTGTCCCCGGGCATGGCCGAAGCGGGGCTCGCCGTTTTCTTGATCTCCAGGGCACCGATCGGGGTCGCGGTGCCGCAGGCCGGATCCGCACTGCCCGGCGGGCACGTCGAGCCGTCCGGTCCGGTGACGGCGTTGCGCAGCACCTTGTCCCCGCCCGGCGGCGTGCCGACCTTCACCGAATAGACGATCGTGACGGTCTTCCCGGCGGGGATGTCCCCGGTCCACGTCAACGTCGGACTGTCGTAGGCGGGTTGTGCCGGGGTGGGCACTCCATCGGCCGTGGCGACGGCGTCACCGTTGTAGGTGGCGTCGTCGACGACGCCGGACAGATCGTCGGTGAGCGTCACACCGGCCGCGGCCGAACCGTCGATGGTCCGCGCGGTCAGGGTGTAGGTCACGACGTCGCCGGGTTTGGCCGAGGTCGGGGCGGTCGACTTCGTGATCACGACGCCGCTGATCGGCTCGTCGGTGCCGCAATCCGGATCCTTGCCGCCTTCGGGGCAGGTGGAGCCGTCCGGTCCGACGACCGCGTTGGTCAGCCGCTTGTTCCCGCCCGGCGGGTTCGCGACGGTCACCGAATAGGTGATCGTGACCGTGCCGCCCTTCCCGACCGTGCCCGCCCAGCGCAGGGTCTTCTCGGCCTCGGAGTAGTTCACGGCACCGGTGGTCGCGGTGGCGTCGCCGTCGTACGCCGCGTCATCGACCACATCGGACAGATCGTCGACGGCGGTGGCGTCCGTCCAGTCGGCCGTGCCGTCATTGGTGAGCTTGACCGTGTAGGTGACCTTCTGGCCCGGCATGGGCTTCTTCGGAGCACTGCTCTTGACGATCTTCAACGTCGCCACGGGGACGAGCGCGGCGCAGTCCGGGTCCTTCGAACCCGCGGCGCAGTTGCTGCCCGGCACGGTCACGACGTTGTCGAGCTTCTTGTCGCCACCTGGCGGCGAACCGACCGTCACCGAATAGGTGATCGTCACGGTCGCGCCGGGGCTGAGGTCACCGGTCCAGGTCAGGCGCTTTCCCTCGGCGTCGTACTGGGGTTTCGCCAGCTCGGAGCCACCCGAAAGGGCCTTCGCGTCGTCGTTGTAGGCGGCGTCGTCCAGCACCCCGGACAGATCGTCGGTGACGGACGTCCCGGCTGCCGGCGCCGTTCCCTCATTGGCGACGGTGACGGTGTAGGTGACCCTTTCGCCCGGTTTCGCGTCGGTCTTGTCCGCCTTCTTGGTGACCACGAGCCGTTTCGTCAGATCCGGGGCGATCGAGCAGCTGGCGAGGTCGGTGATGGGCCAGGTCCCGCCGGATTCGGAGGTGATCCGGCCGACCTGGTTGGTGTGCGCGTTGCCGCCGGGGACCTGCACGGACACGCCGGTGCTCGGGTCCACCTTGTACAGCGCGCCGCCGTAATAGCCGAGGTAGATCGAGCCGTTCAGGAAGGCCATGCCGTAGTTGTTGAAGCCGTTGGACGAGCCGGCGCCGGTGACCTTCACCGCCTGGGTGGTCTCGCCGGTGTCCGGATCGAAGCGGTAGACGTAGCTCTGTCCGCCGTAGACGATCCCGTAGTAGACGCCGCCGGAGGAATCGACGAACAGGTCGGGGACGAGCGTTCCCCCGGCGAACACGGGGTCGTTCGCCGGAACGGGCTTCAGGGTGGATCCCCGGGAGTAGGTCTTCGTCTCGCCGCCGGCGAGGTCCATCGCGAACAGCACCGGCGCCCCGCCGTTCTGCGCGCCGTAGAGCTTTCCGGTCGCGGGGTCGGCGCCGAGCCCGCCCCAGTTGACCCCGGCGGGGAGTTTGCGGGTCGCTCCCCCGGCGATCTCGTCGGTGACCGTGTTCGTCCCCGACACATGCTTGTAGAGCGTGAGATTCCCGGTGGTGTAGCTGGAGTAGAAGGCCGCGACCCGGCCGCTGTCGGGATCCTTGCCCAGCGCCATGTTCGTCGACCAGTAGTCCGGCGGGGCCGTGCCCGCCCGCTTGCTGATCACCGTGTTCTGGATCTCCGCGGCACCCGAGGCGCCGGAGCGGAACTGCATACCGGACCGGAAGTTGCTGTAGTACAGGTGATCGCAGTCGAATGTGGACGGATCGTTCTCGCCCTGCACCGGCCACGTCGCCGCCTGCGCCGTCCCGGCCGGGACCAGGGCGCCGAACAGGATGGCCGCCACTGTGCCGAACGACAAAACCCGTCGTGACAACGATTTCGGTGCACGGCGCCGACGCTGTGCGACGACCACGAAGAGCCTCCCGGTGACGAGCGAACTCAGCCCGACGCTACAAGCCGCACCAGGACCCTCAACTCGAAAGCCGGGGCACCACCTGAACGTGTTCGATCATGGGTGAGTCGAATCCGGTTCCGCTCCGGCCGCCGTTGTGCTTTCGTTCGGGTCATGACTGAGCGGGTGAACATCTCCTCCGGTGGGGATTTCGAGCAGATCTTCGGCTACAGCCGGGCGGTGCGCGTCGGCGACCACATCCATGTTTCCGGGACGACGGCGCGTGAACCGTTCCGTTCGGGAGACGCGTACGAACAGGCGTCGGCCGTGCTTTCGATCATCGAGACCGCGCTGCGGGAGGCCGGTTCGAGCCTCGCCGCGGTGGTGCGGACGGTCACCTACGTGACCGACATCAAGGACGCGGACCTGGTGGCGCGGGCCCACCGCGAGGCCTTCGGCGATGTGCTGCCCGCGGCCACCATGGTCGGAGTCTCGGCGTTGCTCGACCCGAAGATGAAGGTCGAGATCGAGGCGTACGCCATCGAGAAGTAACTACTTCCCGAAAGACCCGACCAGCGCTTCGGGAGCCTCACGCGTCGCGTAGAGCTTCCAGAAGGCGTCGGCGAAGACATCCGGGTGGATCACCTCGGGCTCGAAGTCCAGCGGGCTCGAGGTGAGCACCCGATGCGGGACGCTGCCCTCGATCAGCGCCCCGACATTGACGGCTCCGGCGTAGACGCCCTTCTCGGCGAGCACGGCGTTGAGATTGTGGAAGTAGTTCCGCAACGCGGCCTGCGCCATCCCGATGTTGCCGAGGAACGGCGCCGGGTGCAGGCCGGATTGGCCCGCGGTGAACAGGATCGCGCCGTCGCCGCGCTCGGTCATGCCCGGCAGGACAGCCCGCACCAGCGCGACCGCGGAGACGAGGAACCTGTC contains these protein-coding regions:
- a CDS encoding SDR family NAD(P)-dependent oxidoreductase, which codes for MTKTLAIFGAGPVLGLSLARRFGREGFRVALVARTTENLDALVAALDGDGIEASGFVADVYETAQIAAAVVAIGRIDAVAFNPGGGDMGEGIAPVLDVDPENLRLVLDRFLVSAVALVRAVLPGMTERGDGAILFTAGQSGLHPAPFLGNIGMAQAALRNYFHNLNAVLAEKGVYAGAVNVGALIEGSVPHRVLTSSPLDFEPEVIHPDVFADAFWKLYATREAPEALVGSFGK
- a CDS encoding RidA family protein codes for the protein MTERVNISSGGDFEQIFGYSRAVRVGDHIHVSGTTAREPFRSGDAYEQASAVLSIIETALREAGSSLAAVVRTVTYVTDIKDADLVARAHREAFGDVLPAATMVGVSALLDPKMKVEIEAYAIEK
- a CDS encoding CARDB domain-containing protein → MAAILFGALVPAGTAQAATWPVQGENDPSTFDCDHLYYSNFRSGMQFRSGASGAAEIQNTVISKRAGTAPPDYWSTNMALGKDPDSGRVAAFYSSYTTGNLTLYKHVSGTNTVTDEIAGGATRKLPAGVNWGGLGADPATGKLYGAQNGGAPVLFAMDLAGGETKTYSRGSTLKPVPANDPVFAGGTLVPDLFVDSSGGVYYGIVYGGQSYVYRFDPDTGETTQAVKVTGAGSSNGFNNYGMAFLNGSIYLGYYGGALYKVDPSTGVSVQVPGGNAHTNQVGRITSESGGTWPITDLASCSIAPDLTKRLVVTKKADKTDAKPGERVTYTVTVANEGTAPAAGTSVTDDLSGVLDDAAYNDDAKALSGGSELAKPQYDAEGKRLTWTGDLSPGATVTITYSVTVGSPPGGDKKLDNVVTVPGSNCAAGSKDPDCAALVPVATLKIVKSSAPKKPMPGQKVTYTVKLTNDGTADWTDATAVDDLSDVVDDAAYDGDATATTGAVNYSEAEKTLRWAGTVGKGGTVTITYSVTVANPPGGNKRLTNAVVGPDGSTCPEGGKDPDCGTDEPISGVVITKSTAPTSAKPGDVVTYTLTARTIDGSAAAGVTLTDDLSGVVDDATYNGDAVATADGVPTPAQPAYDSPTLTWTGDIPAGKTVTIVYSVKVGTPPGGDKVLRNAVTGPDGSTCPPGSADPACGTATPIGALEIKKTASPASAMPGDKVTFTVKVTNVGQAAYLEASFTDDLTGVLDDASWDGDASATSGAATFDEPGRKLTWTGDVAAGSTVTVTYSVTVGKPPAGDRRLTNVVVGPDGSTCPPGGGDPDCATETPIGVLVLAKTAAPASAKPGEVVTYTVTASNPGTGVYRGARFTDDLSGALDDATYNRDARATAGTVAYAEPKLTWTADLPAGTTVTITYSVTVNKPPAGDRTLRNSVTGTEDSTCPPGSTDPDCSAVTPVAALRIVKTAAPSAPRPGERLTYTVRVENTGTAAYPGARIADDLTGVLDDATYNDDAEATGGTTGYEAPVMTWTGDVAAGATVTITYSVTVNRPPGGDKKLSNAVTGTADGNCPPDSADPDCGTVTPVPSLKIRKSATPEEVKTGDTVTYTVTVENVGAATDPAASFTDDLSGVLDDATYNGDAKADTGTVTVAVAPPALTWTGSLAAGDKATITYSVVVTNKGDKRLVNVVTGAGSNCDEGSEDPDCRNELPTPALRVTKSAAPAVAAPGGKVTYTVVVRNTGQAPYPGASIADDLTKVLDDATYNDDARATAGTVAYKAPKLTWTGTVAPGASATITYSVTVAKPVRGDHFLDNAVTGDEGSNCPPSQADPACSTRTPVLSMSIAKTASPVSGVAPGGKVTYTLSITNTGTGIYDDAAVTDDLAGVLSGATYNGDAKATSGSVALSGKLLRWHGKLAVGQKVVVTYSVTAGSGKLRNAVTSTTPGANCLTPDEPGCSTETPVTPGEPPTPPDPVEPDPTAPVRPPGTGPLASTGSPTADLLALAFAALLAGAWMLRYTRRRVRR